The following proteins are encoded in a genomic region of Helicobacteraceae bacterium:
- a CDS encoding TonB C-terminal domain-containing protein: protein MDSNSHAGWFCLSGTISVAFCSVFFAALMTFMLYRVPVISFSPAELMEDFEIDEEWLKSLTSQSIELIEEIEMPYDASVAQEKSVADAIKELFGDSNATVKPEDLLPPNPTANAGRVALPNFSLDDLDKDGTQTKTNRPELSAFSAINSARSAQREVAAQKPLEAQYYKELYKRIYNAWQIRNSDLGKIARIELRVDRGGDFTYRIVGAPDDPFFRDRLIAALEQARQSKLEPPPRALTINIDFQVREEK from the coding sequence ATGGATAGCAATAGCCATGCGGGCTGGTTTTGTTTAAGCGGAACAATCTCCGTCGCGTTCTGCTCGGTTTTTTTTGCGGCTTTGATGACTTTTATGCTCTACCGCGTTCCCGTTATCTCTTTTTCTCCCGCCGAACTTATGGAAGATTTTGAGATAGACGAGGAATGGTTGAAGTCCTTAACGTCGCAATCGATCGAGTTGATTGAGGAGATCGAAATGCCTTACGACGCGTCCGTCGCTCAGGAAAAAAGCGTAGCCGACGCTATTAAGGAGCTGTTTGGCGATTCTAACGCCACTGTCAAACCGGAGGATTTGTTGCCGCCAAATCCTACGGCTAACGCGGGCAGAGTAGCTTTGCCAAATTTTAGTCTTGACGATTTAGATAAAGACGGAACGCAGACAAAGACTAACAGACCGGAGCTTTCCGCCTTTAGCGCGATTAACTCCGCTAGATCCGCGCAACGAGAGGTCGCCGCGCAAAAGCCGCTTGAGGCGCAATACTACAAAGAGCTGTATAAACGGATATATAACGCGTGGCAGATAAGAAATAGCGATTTGGGTAAGATCGCGAGAATTGAGTTGCGCGTAGATCGAGGCGGCGATTTTACCTATCGTATAGTAGGCGCGCCGGACGATCCGTTCTTTAGAGATAGGTTGATAGCGGCTTTGGAGCAGGCTCGTCAATCTAAATTGGAGCCGCCGCCAAGGGCTCTGACGATAAACATCGACTTTCAGGTTAGGGAGGAGAAATAA
- the hypF gene encoding carbamoyltransferase HypF: protein MKTERKRYEVVGTVQGVGFRPFVYRLANELKLCGKVYNDGFGVIIEAQGKSEALATFEKRLTAEKPSMAVIFRVAGQSIALQNDSAFAIEQSQSAETIAAYIPPDTAICAECERELFDPSDRRYLHPFISCSHCGARYTIVENLPYDRAATSMNRFTMCEKCQKEYKNPNDRRFHAQPIACNDCGSVLTLLNAAGDTIAQRNEAIEKAAEAIENGAIVAIKALGGYQLCLDAKNDEALKAIRARKNRPLKPFAVMFASIDEIEKQAIVTDADRKLLMSNRRPIVLLNKSEAYNLSALVAPQIDRVGAALPSSPIQYLLLKRLERALIATSANISDAPIIIDEKRLFAALGGVFDLALTHNRAIINACDDSVTQTIADQTIMIRRARGFAPEACVLPRKLDRPALALGAQQKNTIAIGFNRSAIVSPHIGDLFSVEATDYFERAITTLKRLYRFEPQRVICDLHPRYFTTEFAKTLNLPIARVQHHHAHALAVMAEYRLTSSVLAIAWDGSGYGTDNTIWGGEFLIADYGGFKRTAHIKPFGLIGGEAAIKEPSRIAASLLYEAKIDSPILSCNYKTMLSKRLNSPLTSSIGRLFDGVAYLAGVQTRYGFDGQSGLMLESLFDAKEKRGYPFEEKNGVIDCSYMIREITKSANAREIASRFFNTLCAIAAQIAAPYDLPIVLCGGVFQNKTLANMLLNKLRASGKMVYLSEKFPPNDGVIALGQLAYDKE from the coding sequence ATGAAAACGGAGCGCAAACGCTACGAGGTTGTCGGCACGGTTCAAGGGGTCGGTTTTCGCCCTTTTGTTTATCGGCTGGCAAACGAGCTAAAACTATGCGGCAAGGTCTATAACGACGGCTTTGGCGTAATAATAGAAGCGCAAGGTAAAAGCGAGGCGCTCGCCACGTTTGAAAAACGGCTAACGGCGGAAAAACCGTCTATGGCGGTTATTTTTCGCGTCGCGGGTCAATCGATCGCGCTTCAAAACGATTCGGCGTTCGCGATTGAGCAAAGCCAAAGCGCAGAAACGATCGCGGCGTATATTCCGCCCGATACCGCCATCTGCGCGGAGTGCGAGCGAGAGCTTTTTGATCCAAGCGATCGACGCTATCTGCACCCGTTTATCTCCTGTTCTCATTGCGGCGCAAGATACACGATCGTGGAAAATCTGCCCTACGATCGCGCCGCTACCTCTATGAACCGCTTTACAATGTGCGAAAAGTGCCAAAAGGAGTATAAAAATCCGAATGATCGCCGCTTTCACGCGCAGCCGATCGCGTGTAACGATTGCGGCTCGGTTTTGACGCTGTTAAACGCGGCGGGCGATACGATCGCGCAAAGAAACGAGGCGATCGAGAAAGCCGCCGAAGCGATCGAAAACGGAGCTATCGTCGCGATAAAAGCGTTAGGCGGCTATCAACTCTGCTTAGACGCAAAAAACGACGAGGCGTTGAAAGCTATCAGGGCGCGCAAAAACCGCCCGCTTAAACCGTTCGCCGTTATGTTCGCGTCGATCGACGAGATCGAAAAACAAGCGATTGTAACCGACGCGGATCGAAAGCTGTTAATGTCAAATCGCCGCCCGATCGTCCTGCTAAACAAAAGCGAAGCGTATAATCTTAGCGCGCTCGTCGCGCCGCAAATAGATCGCGTCGGCGCGGCGCTGCCAAGCTCGCCCATTCAGTATCTGCTTTTGAAGCGGCTAGAACGCGCGCTAATCGCCACGAGCGCCAACATTTCTGACGCGCCTATCATTATCGACGAAAAGAGGCTTTTCGCCGCGCTAGGCGGCGTTTTTGATCTCGCGCTCACGCATAATCGCGCGATTATCAACGCGTGCGACGACAGCGTAACGCAAACAATCGCCGATCAAACGATTATGATTCGGCGCGCTAGAGGCTTTGCGCCCGAAGCGTGCGTTCTGCCGCGCAAACTTGATCGTCCCGCGCTCGCGTTGGGCGCGCAACAAAAAAATACGATTGCGATCGGTTTTAATAGAAGCGCGATCGTAAGCCCGCATATAGGCGATCTCTTTTCGGTCGAAGCGACGGATTACTTTGAGCGGGCGATAACGACGCTAAAACGGCTATATCGTTTTGAGCCGCAACGCGTGATTTGCGATTTACATCCGCGCTATTTTACGACCGAATTCGCCAAAACGCTAAATCTGCCGATCGCGCGAGTTCAACACCACCACGCGCACGCGCTCGCGGTTATGGCGGAGTATCGATTGACGTCTAGCGTTCTGGCTATCGCGTGGGACGGTTCGGGATACGGAACGGACAATACGATCTGGGGCGGCGAATTTTTGATAGCCGATTATGGCGGTTTCAAGCGAACGGCGCATATAAAGCCGTTTGGGTTAATCGGCGGCGAAGCGGCGATCAAAGAACCAAGTCGCATTGCCGCGTCGCTTTTATACGAGGCGAAAATCGATAGCCCGATTCTCTCTTGCAACTATAAAACAATGCTTTCAAAACGGCTTAATTCGCCGCTTACAAGCTCGATCGGACGACTTTTTGACGGCGTTGCGTATCTCGCGGGCGTTCAAACGCGATACGGTTTTGACGGACAAAGCGGACTAATGCTGGAATCGCTTTTCGACGCGAAAGAAAAACGGGGCTATCCGTTCGAGGAAAAAAATGGCGTTATAGATTGTTCGTATATGATACGCGAGATAACAAAAAGCGCTAACGCGCGCGAGATCGCCAGCCGTTTTTTCAATACGCTTTGCGCGATCGCGGCGCAAATCGCGGCGCCTTACGATCTGCCAATCGTTTTATGCGGCGGGGTATTCCAAAATAAAACGCTTGCTAATATGCTGTTGAATAAACTACGCGCAAGCGGAAAAATGGTCTATTTATCTGAAAAATTTCCGCCAAACGACGGCGTGATCGCGCTTGGGCAATTGGCGTATGATAAGGAGTAA
- a CDS encoding OmpA family protein — protein sequence MKKLIFTSILAATLVAFTGCGDKQNVEPADEQTEEVVTDETVDETIEVTTEEGVEETEETVSYSGEKLPVVYFDFDKYEIRADQDGAIGDIGSAISSNGDVTFRIEGNCDEWGTEEYNYALGLRRAKSVQDALVKAGVNVDQITLISYGESNPVCTQSNSSCWRQNRRVEVTTLQ from the coding sequence ATGAAGAAGCTCATCTTCACGAGCATTTTGGCGGCGACTTTGGTTGCTTTTACCGGCTGCGGCGACAAGCAGAACGTTGAACCTGCGGACGAGCAAACGGAAGAGGTCGTAACGGACGAAACCGTTGACGAAACCATTGAGGTTACGACGGAAGAAGGCGTAGAGGAAACCGAAGAGACGGTTTCGTATAGCGGAGAAAAACTGCCGGTTGTGTATTTCGACTTCGACAAATACGAAATTCGCGCCGATCAAGACGGCGCAATCGGCGACATCGGAAGCGCAATCTCGTCCAACGGCGACGTTACCTTCAGGATCGAAGGCAACTGCGACGAATGGGGCACCGAAGAGTATAACTACGCTTTGGGTCTTCGCAGAGCGAAAAGCGTTCAAGACGCGCTTGTCAAAGCTGGCGTAAACGTCGATCAGATAACGTTGATTAGCTACGGCGAATCCAATCCGGTTTGCACGCAAAGCAACTCTAGTTGTTGGCGGCAAAATCGTCGCGTTGAAGTAACCACTCTTCAATAA
- a CDS encoding tetratricopeptide repeat protein gives MRRTIAFILTASVALAAEPSAFRAGNANSATPYGLTENEKTIRANRQTIERLEKRVLTLEQQVDKLSELVEGMSAINKANAEAFATLRRDSKTYEEQVKFAVDSEAKNKKQLDALSSRQDSLEKQVNKSLSDQAKNQEKLAKALENTVTKSQLEKTVRALGGVSEFEGQQPEAVLSEARKQIDAREYDAAYNRLSYLLGKQYKSAETSFYLGTVYYFQENNEKALEAFKASAGADNKAKYMPVLLYYSGICHERLKNNADARKFYETLIKLYPDHNTIEGAKKRLDKLPKA, from the coding sequence ATGCGTCGAACAATTGCATTTATTTTGACGGCGAGCGTCGCGCTCGCCGCCGAACCTTCGGCTTTTCGCGCGGGGAACGCCAATAGCGCTACGCCGTACGGATTGACCGAAAACGAAAAGACTATTCGCGCGAATAGGCAGACTATTGAGCGTCTGGAAAAGCGCGTTCTTACGCTTGAGCAACAGGTCGATAAGCTATCCGAACTCGTAGAGGGAATGAGCGCGATAAACAAAGCCAACGCCGAGGCGTTTGCTACGCTTAGGCGCGATTCAAAAACATACGAAGAACAGGTAAAGTTTGCCGTCGATAGCGAGGCGAAAAACAAAAAGCAGTTAGACGCGCTTAGCTCGCGCCAAGACTCGCTGGAGAAACAGGTTAATAAATCGCTTAGCGATCAGGCGAAAAATCAGGAAAAGCTGGCTAAAGCGCTTGAAAACACCGTTACTAAATCGCAACTCGAAAAGACCGTCAGGGCTTTGGGAGGCGTAAGCGAATTTGAAGGGCAACAACCCGAAGCGGTTTTAAGCGAGGCTAGAAAACAGATCGACGCGAGAGAATACGACGCGGCTTATAACCGCCTAAGCTATCTGCTCGGCAAGCAGTATAAGAGCGCCGAAACCTCGTTTTATCTTGGGACGGTCTATTACTTTCAAGAGAATAACGAAAAGGCGTTAGAGGCGTTCAAAGCCAGCGCTGGAGCCGACAACAAAGCGAAGTATATGCCCGTGCTGTTATACTATTCCGGCATTTGCCACGAACGGTTAAAAAATAACGCCGACGCGCGCAAGTTCTACGAAACGTTAATCAAGCTCTATCCCGATCACAATACGATAGAGGGCGCGAAAAAGCGATTGGACAAATTGCCAAAAGCCTAG
- the nikR gene encoding nickel-responsive transcriptional regulator NikR, with protein MDETIRFSVSLPKALLDALDQKIIAKGYDSRSEFVRDLIREQIAAERWEDETAEVFGNLTLIYDHHQRELSAKMIDLAHHSTTNVLCSTHVHLDHCNCMESIILKGKPSEVEAVATQIGGLRGVRLAKLTRVSRLEH; from the coding sequence ATGGACGAGACAATCAGGTTTAGCGTATCGCTTCCAAAGGCGTTATTAGACGCGCTCGATCAAAAAATTATCGCTAAAGGCTACGATTCGAGAAGCGAGTTTGTGCGCGATCTTATCCGCGAGCAGATCGCCGCCGAGCGATGGGAAGACGAAACGGCGGAGGTTTTTGGCAACCTAACGCTTATCTACGATCACCACCAGCGAGAGCTAAGCGCGAAGATGATCGATCTCGCGCACCACTCGACGACGAACGTGCTATGCTCTACTCACGTTCATCTCGATCATTGCAACTGCATGGAATCGATTATTCTCAAAGGCAAACCAAGCGAAGTTGAAGCGGTCGCGACGCAAATAGGCGGTTTGCGCGGCGTGAGGCTTGCCAAATTAACCCGCGTCAGCCGTTTAGAACACTAG
- the tolB gene encoding Tol-Pal system protein TolB yields the protein MRLLIACLLLVSTRLFAADATLEIIKEARSSLNVAVESKSRTRSQMDVKIGKMIEADLKTAGFYNVLPSPEGAGANVAFDSPIYQNAGLHQLIRYELFYEGTQVGIRVQVYDIKSKKLLFSQPYKVSREDRYVFLSHHFVMDLANKMGVGGLEWMNRFVLLSRQTSPKQTEIMIADYSLTYRQTIVRGGFNVFPKWADSKQTSYYYTHYDKKPTLYKVDLKTGAKTKIIDSEGMLVCSDVSKDGKKLLLTMARDDQPDVFEFDVSAKKLRRLTNFRGIDVNGHYIDDEGAFVFVTDRLGYPEIFYASMKNPEAAMQYVFKGRNNNYVTTWKHYAVFVSRDTDSEFAQNTFNLYLVSTKSNYIRQLTTTGKNNFPRFSNSGDTILHTKEIRRGKESALAIIRLPYNKSFLFPLEGSIQAIDW from the coding sequence ATGCGATTGCTAATAGCGTGTCTATTGTTAGTATCGACTCGGCTTTTTGCCGCCGACGCTACGCTGGAGATTATCAAGGAGGCTAGATCGTCGCTGAACGTAGCGGTGGAGTCTAAAAGCCGAACCAGATCGCAGATGGACGTTAAGATCGGCAAGATGATCGAAGCCGATCTAAAGACGGCTGGTTTTTACAACGTGTTGCCTTCGCCGGAAGGAGCCGGAGCAAACGTGGCTTTTGATAGTCCGATCTATCAAAACGCCGGTTTGCATCAGCTAATTCGTTACGAACTGTTTTACGAGGGAACGCAAGTAGGCATTCGCGTTCAGGTTTATGATATTAAATCCAAAAAACTGCTGTTTTCGCAACCTTATAAGGTTTCAAGAGAGGATCGCTACGTCTTTTTATCGCACCATTTCGTTATGGATTTAGCCAACAAGATGGGCGTAGGCGGCTTGGAGTGGATGAATCGTTTCGTGCTTTTGTCGCGCCAAACCTCGCCTAAGCAGACGGAGATTATGATCGCCGACTACTCTTTGACATACCGCCAAACGATCGTTCGCGGCGGCTTTAACGTGTTTCCTAAATGGGCGGATAGCAAACAAACCTCTTATTATTACACGCACTACGACAAAAAACCCACGCTTTACAAGGTCGATCTGAAAACGGGCGCGAAAACCAAGATTATCGACAGCGAGGGCATGCTTGTTTGCTCCGATGTGAGCAAAGACGGCAAAAAGCTGTTGCTAACGATGGCGCGAGACGATCAGCCGGACGTGTTTGAGTTTGACGTAAGCGCCAAAAAACTACGAAGGCTAACCAATTTCAGGGGTATCGACGTCAACGGGCACTATATCGACGACGAGGGCGCGTTTGTGTTTGTAACCGATCGGTTGGGCTATCCCGAAATTTTCTACGCGTCGATGAAAAATCCCGAAGCGGCGATGCAGTATGTATTCAAAGGGCGCAATAACAACTACGTTACCACGTGGAAGCACTACGCGGTTTTTGTTAGCCGCGATACGGATAGCGAGTTTGCGCAAAACACCTTCAATCTCTATCTTGTATCGACGAAAAGCAACTACATTAGGCAGCTAACTACTACGGGTAAGAATAATTTTCCGCGATTTTCAAATTCCGGCGATACGATCTTGCACACCAAAGAGATCAGACGCGGCAAGGAAAGCGCGTTGGCTATTATTCGTTTGCCCTACAACAAGAGCTTTCTTTTTCCTTTAGAAGGCTCGATTCAGGCGATCGACTGGTAA
- a CDS encoding biopolymer transporter ExbD → MDWEEKPEINITPLVDVMLVLVAILMLTMPMLLFEERIALPKGSKQTPIGETASIVIRIDAKKDVWVGKQKFEYDSFPDSFVLYANQFPDRNHKILIAADGDLNYKEIIYILKSVKAARFTQIALITDG, encoded by the coding sequence ATGGACTGGGAAGAAAAACCTGAGATAAACATTACGCCTCTTGTGGACGTAATGTTGGTGTTAGTGGCAATCTTGATGCTGACTATGCCCATGTTGCTTTTTGAGGAACGCATCGCGTTGCCAAAAGGCAGCAAGCAGACGCCGATCGGCGAAACCGCCTCGATCGTTATTCGTATCGACGCGAAAAAAGACGTGTGGGTGGGCAAGCAGAAGTTTGAATACGACTCCTTTCCCGACAGTTTTGTGCTATATGCCAATCAATTTCCCGATCGCAACCACAAAATACTGATCGCCGCTGACGGCGATCTGAACTACAAAGAGATTATCTATATTCTTAAAAGCGTAAAAGCGGCGAGATTTACGCAGATCGCGCTGATAACTGATGGATAG